A genomic segment from Lasioglossum baleicum chromosome 5, iyLasBale1, whole genome shotgun sequence encodes:
- the Pall gene encoding F-box protein pallbearer has translation MNETIVNRAVKSQGVNMLQLINLPDIVLETILSNLTYDEISRYRIICKQFDRICKKLLNRGFNLMEKYHAQCLRAVKSQLPRRESERRSHPLARHCDILTAIETRISMLSMTFIKYVDLNLCCFIPGKVIDEIFRVLRLIRDSKTPPRAHEILQELRDISSMAMEHFDEKILPDLRHSICTSVVSNVGSYELPGGSLMISHHTTNPTNTTLPHNFNSDQLNQTFKKIYSRTKKNKLSVLSVKGQIGKMKLRMKRQGFQMRMQSLKLQEQAKKIHEQDTQLAEMRKHLEEWEQKMVDLTAGLSRAREETQKPDSIETCKRKLIDPTNELQAKRCKLVIERIVNNIKA, from the exons ATGAATGAAACTATTGTAAATCGTGCTGTGAAGTCACAAGGCGTTAACATGTTGCAATTAATAAATCTTCCCGATATTGTTTTAGAGACGATTTTGTCTAACCTTACGTACGACGAAATTTCTCGATACAGAATT ATTTGCAAGCAGTTTGACCGTATATGTAAGAAGTTATTGAACAGAGGTTTCAATTTGATGGAGAAGTATCACGCGCAATGTTTGCGTGCTGTAAAAAGTCAACTACCGCGAAGGGAATCAGAAAGGAGAAGTCATCCATTGGCACGTCATTGTGATATATTGACAGCGATTGAAACAAGAATATCAATGTTATCCATGACGTTCATCAAATACGTGGATCTCAATCTGTGTTGTTTTATCCCTGGCAAG GttatcgatgaaatttttcgtGTCCTTCGTTTAATTCGCGATTCGAAAACTCCGCCAAGAGCTCATGAAATACTTCAGGAATTAAGAGATATCAGTAGCATGGCTATGGAACATTTCGATGAGAAGATCTTGCCAGATTTAAGGCACAGCATTTGTACATCTGTCGTTAGTAATGTAGGTTCTTACGAACTACCAGGTGGAAGTCTGATGATTTCTCATCATACCACCAATCCGACTAACACAACACTGCCACATAACTTTAATTCGGATCAACTGAATCAGACTTTTAAAAAGATCTATAGTCGCACTAAAAAGAATAAATTATCTGTCCTTTCTGTGAAAGGTCAAATAGGTAAAATGAAACTTCGAATGAAGAGGCAGGGTTTTCAGATGCGAATGCAGAGTTTAAAGTTACAAGAACAGGCGAAAAAGATACACGAACAAGATACGCAATTGGCAGAAATGAGAAAACATTTGGAGGAATGGGAACAAAAAATGGTCGACTTAACGGCTGGATTAAGTCGTGCCAGAGAAGAGACGCAAAAGCCTGATTCCATAGAGACCTGTAAAAGAAAGCTCATTGATCCAACAAACGAATTACAAGCGAAAAGGTGTAAATTGGTGATAGAAAGAATAGTCAATAATATAAAAGCTTGA
- the LOC143209007 gene encoding cilia- and flagella-associated protein 91 has product MVHGRKARYKMSSVQAACTITICENINIRDSSKYMRKYNKKTKDWILDCKIMTGHNTTEDIMCSYNFKYFRRPIIPFLVPKMQNVEIPKRFNHEILNDVVRNAQKQCYEFSLKSERHRNIGTQTDYRDSDTQTVPWEPPYRIKEGHDPEILTIAHLTWNQGLPPGAHELEVINRMRMKKKWEQVLPPMDTPANTKLRTAILTAIEVDEWAFREAEIQAIMDYRLELMDEITKSREAEKEQKTEGRFHRLKDILSKRRDEKIHSIRHNLRRELRKLQKKHYQKSRSTERDIIKEYADPSSEMYAPQMRYGEHPQRRHEVIQKKLLKDTIDEDLEKMSVLPKWLPTLEELKAIRPKPKPFDLCIRETRWTDEKLRQLYNDLKALRMNIEHTETSTLLKRKYKPPSLPPTPCKTHTEDVQDMHLHQLSTLIQKIVKGRAIQCMVIVSFDCDSTFVHKHILFLQMFEGRNRCRELIEELRSSHGLEEESKKQRQNEKQRVIELLHLQNEKSLKEDHLCEILDSLEGMSLSAMLNFLSKELLRLEDERRIHAFALLAERERAMREAAEAGRRQLERNRRREFDEMFRQIVKVHQDSVEIYLEDVIKEGVDWVSDEAAKQYINNLCNKVDSVAKHVHDNASRVAEEELVANMIYNFVLPEVEKHTVRKNIRMQQQSYLQHAHATIYSEIVRLPPVNSKDLPNDISDTKHDEISRELCVKTSSIVLSNTDNLVMNSYCFKYLFRITGS; this is encoded by the exons ATGGTGCACGGCAGAAAAGCAAGATATAAAATGTCCAGTGTACAAGCAGCTTGTACAATT ACTATATGTGAAAATATCAACATCAGAGATTCTTCGAAATACATgagaaaatataataagaaaacgAAAGATTGGATTTTAGACTGCAA GATAATGACTGGACATAATACAACAGAAGATATCATGTGCTCTTATAACTTTAAATATTTTCGACGCCCGATTATACCATTTTTAGTACCAAAAATGCAAAATGTAGAGATTCCAAAACGCTTTAATCATGAGATCCTCAATGATGTAGTAAGAAATGCACAGAAACAATGTTATGAATTTTCATTGAAGTCAGAACGACACAGAAATATAGGGACCCAAACAGATTATAGGGATAGCGATACTCAAACTGTTCCATGGGAACCTCCATATAGGATTAAAGAAG GACATGATCCAGAAATATTGACGATAGCTCATTTAACATGGAATCAAGGATTACCACCTGGAGCCCACGAGCTAGAAGTTATCAATAGAATGAGAATGAAGAAAAAATGGGAACAAGTTCTTCCCCCTATGGATACACCAGCCAATACAAAACTACGAACAGCTATTCTAACAGCAATCGAAGTAGATGAATGGGCATTTAGAGAAGca GAGATTCAGGCGATAATGGATTATAGACTTGAATTGATGGATGAAATAACAAAATCTCGCGAAGCTGAGAAAGAACAAAAAACAGAAGGTCGTTTCCATCGATTAAAAGACATTTTATCTAAACGTAGAGATGAAAAGATACACTCTATTCGACATAATCTTAGAAGGGAGTTGAGGAAACTTCAAAAGAAGCATTATCAAAAATCACGGTCCACTGAACGTGACATTATTAAGGAATATGCTGATCCATCGTCTGAGATGTATGCACCGCAAATGCGTTACGGTGAACATCCACAAAGAAGACACGAAGTGATACAAAAGAAATTACTTAAGGATACTATCGACGAAG ATCTAGAAAAAATGAGTGTATTGCCAAAGTGGTTGCCAACACTTGAAGAATTGAAGGCAATTAGACCGAAGCCCAAGCCATTCGACCTTTGTATCAGAGAAACAAGATGGACAGACGAAAAGTTGAGACAATTGTACAATGACTTGAAGGCACTAAGAATGAATATAGAGCACACAGAGACATCAACTTTATTGAAGCGCAAGTATAAACCACCGTCTTTGCCTCCTACACCTTGTAAGACGCATACAGAAGATGTACAAGACATGCACTTGCATCAATTGTCCACTCTTATTCAGAAAATAGTTAAAGGAAGAGCGATCCAATGCATGGTAATTGTTAGTTTTGATTGTGATTCAACTTTTGtacataaacatattttgtttctACAGATGTTTGAGGGTCGCAATAGGTGCAGAGAATTGATTGAAGAATTGCGGTCGTCTCATGGACTAGAAGAGGAAAGTAAAAAACAACGACAAAATGAAAAACAGCGTGTGATAGAATTATTACACTTACAAAATGAGAAATCTCTAAAAGAGGATCATTTATGTGAAATTCTTGATTCGTTAGAAGGAATGTCTCTTTCAGCGATGTTAAATTTCCTCAGCAAA GAGCTATTAAGATTGGAAGATGAACGTCGAATACACGCTTTCGCATTATTagctgaaagagagagagctatGAGAGAAGCTGCGGAAGCTGGAAGACGCCAATTGGAACGTAATCGGCGCAGAGAATTCGATGAAATGTTTCGACAAATTGTAAAAGTTCATCAAGATTCCGTGGAAATTTATTTAGAGGATGTTATTAAAGAAGGCGTCGATTGGGTGTCAGATGAGGCGGCCAAACAATATATTAACAATCTGTGCAACAAAGTAGACAGTGTCGCGAAGCATGTGCATGACAA tgcGTCAAGAGTAGCAGAAGAAGAACTGGTTGCAAATATgatttataacttcgtgttaccGGAAGTGGAAAAACATACTGTACGAAAAAATATAAGAATGCAACAACAAAGCTATTTGCAACACGCGCACGCAACCATTTACAGCGAGATAGTTCGTTTACCACCCGTTAACAGTAAAGATTTACCTAATGATATATCGGATACAAAACACGATGAGATTTCGAGGGAATTGTGTGTCAAAACAAGCTCAATCGTACTGTCGAATACGGACAATCTTGTAATGAATTCTTattgtttcaaatatttatttagaattacagGCAGTTAA
- the LOC143208973 gene encoding uncharacterized protein LOC143208973 isoform X1 has translation MSTVYPTLPKLAVRDGFDEEDLTDIDDEVFIRDGKNGGLKLDEDGGVKRPLMASRRRCKKSYSFETFSTRTCYIPLCLGFIALIILLSIIPLCVYIINIIPVPMPILKNWLSHDYKEILNESKNESNIVPCTSLTTTILWTKSLPKLTPESSLRSTDINKDGVEDIIVGFSTGLDMIDVPEYICMVHFNGQVPCFGGVLALDGRTGNTLWTHWMAHSIYSVDCSLDLTNDTIKDCIICGHGGILHAIRGHDGSTIWEAPVEERSISDDWRLADIYDARFIADIDGDEIGDVIASHTIQSKTLSEILIISGVNGNIVHVSVLPSTEQLLLAPQKLVHPDGENIFVFTTTSRQQTGGLYVVPQVNLMYGDLKLRRLHRNAGKGSPLPPILVDITLDGVEDIVTALSNSTIIVYNGLTFKPIWDYTIPNSKVISIPIPGYYNDDNVPDFMVKYQIGSDSFTYNYTVTTIIDGKTGMPLLEKPIEGLLSKEMSGLSVTVEDFGNDWFLYWSVECLNYEVDKEKYQSLKNAKLAFESYVDVCKLRFNSTLTTNLYALSQHVGPPGISLYFSEYLNPRTDSYANNAAFVSERSSKKYESRNEKIETNIMNTELENPGNLNNDYIWKNENRWTQKNVQDKDYDGSYDGENNINVGEEESVDYSEAGQVREQRSSIDSKSINSFDRNINDFVRNTISNETGVINGRNRSEQLNDYATNHDMKTLLLSKRTVNFEVANKNGTNASMEWSSTEEEASIEKVFKRESLRKQNKRKISKGIPLRSQRIKREADIRSNGMYRMYGIEKQPPTGILLPSLSVSKNTIPVDLVFSTFSLPSSDTSKMLIQEDLDCINRKRVLSTQRLHYKHQDDFVKECLAERGINYKMYQEATDRENFKISFGKMIIYRMKLECTCPEDMLPNESCKNISSHQSWSEYLGSQGNGYFKTLHKTKL, from the exons atgtctactGTTTATCCAACTTTACCTAAGTTGGCTGTGCGAGATGGATTTGATGAAGAAGATCTGACAGACATAGATGACGAAGTATTCATCAGAGATGGAAAAAATGGTGGCCTAAAATTAGACGAGGATGGTGGAGTTAAAAGGCCCTTAATGGCGTCTCGTAGAAGATGTAAAAAGTCATATAGTTTTGAGACATTTTCTACCAGAACTTGTTATATACCTCTTTGTCTTGGGTTTATAGCTTTGATAATACTATTGAGTATAATCCCATTATGTGTATACATCATAAATATTATTCCTGTGCCAAtgccaattttaaaaaattggttatCTCACGATtacaaagaaatattaaatgaatctaAAAATGAATCTAATATAGTTCCTTGTACATCGCTTACAACAACCATTCTATGGACTAAATCATTGCCAAAGCTAACTCCTGAATCGTCATTAAGAAGTACCGATATCAATAAAGATGGAGTGGAGGATATCATTGTTGGATTCAGTACAG GTTTGGATATGATCGATGTACCAGAATACATTTGTATGGTTCACTTTAATGGACAAGTTCCATGTTTCGGCGGAGTTCTAGCTTTGGATGGTAGAACAGGGAATACACTTTGGACCCATTGGATGGCTCATTCTATTTATTCGGTTGATTGTAGTCTGGATTTAACAAACGACACAATCAAAGATTGTATTATATGTGGACACGGTGGAATACTTCATGCGATCCGTGGACACGATGGATCTACCATATGGGAAGCACCGGTCGAGGAACGATCAATTTCCGACGACTGGAGACTCGCCGATATTTACGATGCTAGATTCATTGCGGATATCGATGGGGACGAAATCGGAGATGTTATTGCATCGCACACTATACAGTCGAAAACATTAAGTGAAATCCTGATAATATCAGGAGTGAATGGAAACATTGTACATGTTTCGGTTTTGCCAAGCACAGAACAATTACTCTTAGCACCTCAAAAGTTAGTTCATCCGGAtggagaaaatatttttgtttttacaacTACTAGCAGACAACAAACAGGAGGACTTTATGTAGTTCCCCAAGTGAATTTAATGTATGGTGACTTA AAATTGAGGAGACTGCATCGCAATGCAGGTAAAGGTTCTCCTTTACCTCCAATTTTGGTGGATATTACCTTAGATGGAGTCGAAGACATTGTTACAGCTCTATCTAATTCTACGATAATAGTTTATAATGGGTTAACATTTAAACCTATTTGGGACTATACAATTCCTAATTCTAAAGTAATAAGCATTCCTATTCCTGGTTATTACAATGATGATAATGTTCCAGATTTTATGGTGAAATATCAAATAGGTTCAGACTCTTTTACATATAATTACACAGTTACGACGATCATAGATGGAAAAACTGGCATGCCTCTGCTTGAGAAACCGATAGAGGGTCTTTTAAGCAAAGAAATGTCTGGTTTGTCTGTTACCGTTGAAGATTTCGGAAATGATTGGTTTTTATATTGGTCCGTTGAATGTTTAAATTACGAGGTAGATAAAGAAAAGTATCAATCTTTAAAAAACGCAAAACTTGCGTTTGAATCTTACGTCGACGTTTGTAAACTACGATTTAATTCTACTTTGACTACAAACTTGTATGCTTTGAGTCAACATGTTGGACCACCCGGTATATCGTTGTATTTTTCTGAATACTTAAATCCTAGAACAGATTCGTATGCAAATAATGCGGCATTTGTATCCGAAAGATCATCTAAAAAATATGAAAGCCGAAACGAAAAAATCGAAACTAATATTATGAATACTGAACTGGAAAATCCAGGCAATTTGAACAATGATTATATCTGGAAAAATGAAAATCGGTGGACACAAAAAAATGTACAAGACAAAGACTACGATGGCTCGTATGATggagaaaataatattaacgTGGGGGAGGAAGAGTCCGTTGATTATTCTGAAGCAGGTCAAGTACGAGAACAAAGAAGTAGTATTGACAGCAAATCCATCAATAGTTTTGATAGGAATATAAACGATTttgtaagaaatacaattagtAATGAAACAGGTGTTATTAACGGAAGAAATAGATCCGAACAACTTAACGACTATGCTACAAATCATGATATGAAAACTTTACTTTTAAGTAAACGAACTGTAAATTTTGAGGTAGCCAATAAAAATGGTACGAATGCATCAATGGAATGGAGTTCTACG GAAGAAGAAGCTTCCATAGAAAAAGTGTTCAAACGAGAATCGCTGAggaaacaaaataaaagaaaaatttctaaAGGAATTCCTTTGCGTTCGCAAAGAATAAAACGGGAGGCAGATATTAGGAGTAACGGAATGTATCGGATGTACGGTATAGAAAAACAACCACCAACTGGGATACTGTTGCCCTCACTTTCGGTATCGAAAAACACGATTCCTGTAGACCTAgtattttctacattttcgtTACCATCTTCCGATACATCGAAAATGTTAATTCAAGAAGATCTAGACTGTATTAATAGAAAAAGGGTACTTTCAACACAAAGACTCCATTATAAGCATCAGGATGATTTCGTTAAGGAATGTTTGGCTGAACGCGGTATCAATTATAAAATGTACCAGGAAGCAACTGATCGAGAGAATTTTAAAATTTCCTTTGGAAAAATGATAATCTATAGAATGAAACTCGAATGTACATGTCCAGAGGATATGTTACCCAACGAAAGCTGCAAAAACATTTCTTCGCACCAGAGTTGGTCAGAATACTTGGGTTCCCAAGGGAATGGATATTTTAAAACACTTCATAAAACAAAGCTTTAG
- the LOC143208973 gene encoding uncharacterized protein LOC143208973 isoform X2 — MIDVPEYICMVHFNGQVPCFGGVLALDGRTGNTLWTHWMAHSIYSVDCSLDLTNDTIKDCIICGHGGILHAIRGHDGSTIWEAPVEERSISDDWRLADIYDARFIADIDGDEIGDVIASHTIQSKTLSEILIISGVNGNIVHVSVLPSTEQLLLAPQKLVHPDGENIFVFTTTSRQQTGGLYVVPQVNLMYGDLKLRRLHRNAGKGSPLPPILVDITLDGVEDIVTALSNSTIIVYNGLTFKPIWDYTIPNSKVISIPIPGYYNDDNVPDFMVKYQIGSDSFTYNYTVTTIIDGKTGMPLLEKPIEGLLSKEMSGLSVTVEDFGNDWFLYWSVECLNYEVDKEKYQSLKNAKLAFESYVDVCKLRFNSTLTTNLYALSQHVGPPGISLYFSEYLNPRTDSYANNAAFVSERSSKKYESRNEKIETNIMNTELENPGNLNNDYIWKNENRWTQKNVQDKDYDGSYDGENNINVGEEESVDYSEAGQVREQRSSIDSKSINSFDRNINDFVRNTISNETGVINGRNRSEQLNDYATNHDMKTLLLSKRTVNFEVANKNGTNASMEWSSTEEEASIEKVFKRESLRKQNKRKISKGIPLRSQRIKREADIRSNGMYRMYGIEKQPPTGILLPSLSVSKNTIPVDLVFSTFSLPSSDTSKMLIQEDLDCINRKRVLSTQRLHYKHQDDFVKECLAERGINYKMYQEATDRENFKISFGKMIIYRMKLECTCPEDMLPNESCKNISSHQSWSEYLGSQGNGYFKTLHKTKL, encoded by the exons ATGATCGATGTACCAGAATACATTTGTATGGTTCACTTTAATGGACAAGTTCCATGTTTCGGCGGAGTTCTAGCTTTGGATGGTAGAACAGGGAATACACTTTGGACCCATTGGATGGCTCATTCTATTTATTCGGTTGATTGTAGTCTGGATTTAACAAACGACACAATCAAAGATTGTATTATATGTGGACACGGTGGAATACTTCATGCGATCCGTGGACACGATGGATCTACCATATGGGAAGCACCGGTCGAGGAACGATCAATTTCCGACGACTGGAGACTCGCCGATATTTACGATGCTAGATTCATTGCGGATATCGATGGGGACGAAATCGGAGATGTTATTGCATCGCACACTATACAGTCGAAAACATTAAGTGAAATCCTGATAATATCAGGAGTGAATGGAAACATTGTACATGTTTCGGTTTTGCCAAGCACAGAACAATTACTCTTAGCACCTCAAAAGTTAGTTCATCCGGAtggagaaaatatttttgtttttacaacTACTAGCAGACAACAAACAGGAGGACTTTATGTAGTTCCCCAAGTGAATTTAATGTATGGTGACTTA AAATTGAGGAGACTGCATCGCAATGCAGGTAAAGGTTCTCCTTTACCTCCAATTTTGGTGGATATTACCTTAGATGGAGTCGAAGACATTGTTACAGCTCTATCTAATTCTACGATAATAGTTTATAATGGGTTAACATTTAAACCTATTTGGGACTATACAATTCCTAATTCTAAAGTAATAAGCATTCCTATTCCTGGTTATTACAATGATGATAATGTTCCAGATTTTATGGTGAAATATCAAATAGGTTCAGACTCTTTTACATATAATTACACAGTTACGACGATCATAGATGGAAAAACTGGCATGCCTCTGCTTGAGAAACCGATAGAGGGTCTTTTAAGCAAAGAAATGTCTGGTTTGTCTGTTACCGTTGAAGATTTCGGAAATGATTGGTTTTTATATTGGTCCGTTGAATGTTTAAATTACGAGGTAGATAAAGAAAAGTATCAATCTTTAAAAAACGCAAAACTTGCGTTTGAATCTTACGTCGACGTTTGTAAACTACGATTTAATTCTACTTTGACTACAAACTTGTATGCTTTGAGTCAACATGTTGGACCACCCGGTATATCGTTGTATTTTTCTGAATACTTAAATCCTAGAACAGATTCGTATGCAAATAATGCGGCATTTGTATCCGAAAGATCATCTAAAAAATATGAAAGCCGAAACGAAAAAATCGAAACTAATATTATGAATACTGAACTGGAAAATCCAGGCAATTTGAACAATGATTATATCTGGAAAAATGAAAATCGGTGGACACAAAAAAATGTACAAGACAAAGACTACGATGGCTCGTATGATggagaaaataatattaacgTGGGGGAGGAAGAGTCCGTTGATTATTCTGAAGCAGGTCAAGTACGAGAACAAAGAAGTAGTATTGACAGCAAATCCATCAATAGTTTTGATAGGAATATAAACGATTttgtaagaaatacaattagtAATGAAACAGGTGTTATTAACGGAAGAAATAGATCCGAACAACTTAACGACTATGCTACAAATCATGATATGAAAACTTTACTTTTAAGTAAACGAACTGTAAATTTTGAGGTAGCCAATAAAAATGGTACGAATGCATCAATGGAATGGAGTTCTACG GAAGAAGAAGCTTCCATAGAAAAAGTGTTCAAACGAGAATCGCTGAggaaacaaaataaaagaaaaatttctaaAGGAATTCCTTTGCGTTCGCAAAGAATAAAACGGGAGGCAGATATTAGGAGTAACGGAATGTATCGGATGTACGGTATAGAAAAACAACCACCAACTGGGATACTGTTGCCCTCACTTTCGGTATCGAAAAACACGATTCCTGTAGACCTAgtattttctacattttcgtTACCATCTTCCGATACATCGAAAATGTTAATTCAAGAAGATCTAGACTGTATTAATAGAAAAAGGGTACTTTCAACACAAAGACTCCATTATAAGCATCAGGATGATTTCGTTAAGGAATGTTTGGCTGAACGCGGTATCAATTATAAAATGTACCAGGAAGCAACTGATCGAGAGAATTTTAAAATTTCCTTTGGAAAAATGATAATCTATAGAATGAAACTCGAATGTACATGTCCAGAGGATATGTTACCCAACGAAAGCTGCAAAAACATTTCTTCGCACCAGAGTTGGTCAGAATACTTGGGTTCCCAAGGGAATGGATATTTTAAAACACTTCATAAAACAAAGCTTTAG
- the LOC143208997 gene encoding thioredoxin-related transmembrane protein 1, giving the protein MLNTKLRFILQVSCCFLFLSFIYAGSVESWKNTFAEQLTEENWDRMLTGEWMVEFYAPWCPACEALEPVWEHLASQKRRLNINVGKVDITDSPGLSGRFMVTALPTIYHVKDGVFRQYKNPRDKDSLIEFVSERKWEKIEPILGWKSPTSIQMSVISQFFKMSQVLRGVHNKLMEDFGLPTWGSYLIFAVVTIVLGAVLGLVIVCLIDLIYPPKPATLQSRKKQKDGSGGFMQEKRIIQDEEIVENVKDDLVDEESEGEGSDAEEKEKDAEKDSKTEPSSPMSFRKRKPRKAD; this is encoded by the exons ATGttgaacacgaaattaaggtttaTTCTCCAAGTCTCGTGTTGTTTCTTATTTTTGAGTTTCATATACGCTGGTTCTGTGGAATCATGGAAAAACACATTCGCGGAACAGCTTACCGAGGAGAATTGGGATCGTATGCTGACCGGGGAATGGATGGTGGAATT CTATGCACCATGGTGTCCTGCTTGCGAAGCACTAGAACCTGTGTGGGAACACCTTGCATCACAAAAGAGaaggttgaatattaatgttggaaAAGTAGACATTACCGATTCCCCGGGTCTTAGCGGAAGATTTATGGTAACTGCTTTACCAACAATATATCA TGTAAAAGATGGTGTATTCAGACAATACAAGAATCCTAGAGATAAGGATTCATTAATTGAATTTGTATCTGAaagaaaatgggaaaaaatcgAGCCTATTCTTGGTTGGAAGAGTCCAACTTCTATTCAAATGTCTGTTATTAGtcaattctttaaaatgtcACAAGTACTAAgg GGAGTACATAACAAGCTGATGGAAGACTTTGGACTACCTACATGGGGAAGTTATCTAATCTTTGCTGTTGTGACTATTGTTTTAGGCGCTGTATTAGGATTG GTAATTGTTTGTCTGATCGACTTGATATATCCACCTAAACCTGCAACACTTCAGAGCAGAAAAAAGCAGAAAGATGGTTCAGGTGGATTTATGCAAGAGAAAAGAATTATACAAGACGAAGAAATAGTTGAAAATGTGAAGGATGACTTGGTAGATGAAGAATCCGAAGGAGAAGGATCAGACgccgaagagaaagagaaagacgcAGAGAAAGATTCAAAAACTGAGCCGAGTAGTCCAATGAGTTTTCGCAAACGTAAGCCACGTAAAGCTGACTAG
- the LOC143208991 gene encoding uncharacterized protein LOC143208991, whose translation MVHNAKKRTVSESEAVKKVKEEFVSKKKKSANGAPQNGQANKEVKKEVLPQVKVEQKPGGDKKTKESRMAYREKRKQARAAKGAKPDISVEDIKKKVEEIEKRGNLSKSAKRKLAALKKLLSVKEGTYKPKPQVVKKQAGEGKKEKQVAAANKKQVQNTAEQKKKVPEKVEAKSSKDSKKKDIKQGNLLLVKQENQPELDPAYLDSSDSELEEHSSSNGEGDDFDFWYRKMNKGDDDDDDNDDDDDDDEDSPTDLETLGSDTEEDAEEVKTKDAQSEPKQAPEQGGKKKRYVLFVGNLPFNVTPEEIKKHFLTKVSQIVDIRIPKSKDNAPRGFAYVELGNHTDYEKAIALNNSFVNGRRINVQYSGSNKKETVAKNQKLQALHKAGKLGGGQKTNFRKNPGSKGGKPNAQKTKT comes from the exons ATGGTTCACAATGCTAAGAAGCGTACTGTAAGCGAAAGCGAGGCAGTCAAGAAAGTTAAAGAGGAATTTGTTTCGAAAAAGAAGAAGTCAGCGAATGGGGCTCCACAAAATGGACAAGCGAATAAAGAAGTTAAAAAGGAAGTATTGCCACAAGTAAAGGTCGAACAGAAGCCAG GTGGTGACAAGAAGACCAAAGAATCAAGGATGGCCTATCGGGAGAAGCGTAAACAGGCGAGAGCAGCAAAAGGAGCAAAACCTGACATATCTGTCGAAGATATTAAAAAGAAGGTCGAAGAGATTGAAAAGAGAGGAAACCTTTCAAAGTCTGCTAAGAGGAAATTAGCagctttgaaaaaattgttaagCGTGAAAGAGGGTACGTACAAACCGAAGCCACAGGTTGTTAAGAAACAAGCAGGtgaaggaaagaaagagaaacaagTAGCCGCTGCAAATAAGAAACAGGTTCAAAATACTGCAGAACAGAAAAAGAAAGTACCAGAAAAGGTTGAAGCCAAGTCATCCAAAGACAGTAAGAAAAAAGATATTAAACAAGGGAATTTGCTTCTTGTGAAGCAAGAGAATCAGCCAGAGCTTGATCCGGCCTACCTTGATAGTAGTGATAGTGAGTTAGAGGAACATTCGAGCAGCAACGGTGAAGGAGacgatttcgatttttggtatcGGAAAATGAATAAGggagatgatgatgatgatgataatgatgatgatgatgatgatgatgaagatTCTCCTACAGATCTCGAAACCTTAGGATCTGACACAGAAGAGGATGCAGAAGAAGTTAAAACAAAGGATGCTCAGAGCGAACCTAAACAGGCTCCGGAGCAAGGAGGAAAAAAGAAGAGATACGTTCTCTTCGTAGGAAATCTACCTTTCAA CGTTACACCGGAAGAAATTAAGAAGCACTTCTTAACAAAAGTCAGTCAAATAGTCGACATCAGGATACCGAAGTCGAAAGACAATGCGCCAAGGGGATTCGCATACGTCGAATTGGGTAATCACACAGACTACGAGAAAGCGATCGCCTTGAACAACTCGTTCGTCAATGGTCGAAGAATAAACGTGCAATACTCAGGAAGTAACAAGAAAGAAACCGTTGCGAAAAATCAAAAGTTGCAAGCTCTTCACAAAGCGGGAAAATTAGGCGGTGGACAGAAGACAAATTTTCGAAAGAACCCTGGCTCGAAGGGAGGGAAGCCAAACGCTCAGAAGACGAAGACGTAA